One Hordeum vulgare subsp. vulgare chromosome 4H, MorexV3_pseudomolecules_assembly, whole genome shotgun sequence DNA window includes the following coding sequences:
- the LOC123447828 gene encoding ankyrin repeat protein SKIP35-like gives MDVEGRMNLEIGSKDMEVETKNLKLEDPLPSSEMDMDEPGVAESADVDATNGSSKECPLTPRDSMTSKVSVAKKPRSVSTDFGDELDLELGSGERDPARQQDRKLSRQDRVELSRLFQRAVSSHDWESADGLLGRADAQGLNDVLCVAVDAIWFLSDKEELYAIVSLIKRIVSAGANDFTRAALRTSFLASCVSACRGRTTSLSDAVSFMGQKLHERLQESHGDEVLKAEASAKVHKFTEWALKCIGLHSRVRESKGRGNHGTIIEVQLQLSAFKTFLDIADNDLTGKDFTEAFDAACFPLTLFSSTFDQGWASGISASAIQGLLELLVEGGADNVNQCFLEAARYGSTELVRILLQIAQRNSLDIDVDLALGFAAHYGKLETMGCLVEEGNTVAFLGPLMRAAERGCLQVVEWFVNRGCRDMELCLALTAATSSSQVEVAAYLLPLVPQIVLAPLSIEIVKAAGERSTGSLQGVDFLLRSDFLNDPAATYAVADSIARCADEAVDAKLRSFMLEQWSEEAFLEGFASSQEHFVNITRIMQRGESPVALRELPLQLVIAMAYLPLYRECNESGGRLLPQRLRGQLVEAAGRLEGRQLDRGTQQRELLAILEHHLPRFLVQT, from the exons ATGGACGTGGAGGGCAGGATGAATTTGGAG ATTGGATCCAAGGACATGGAGGTGGAGACCAAGAACCTGAAGCTGGAGGACCCGCTGCCTTCCTCTGAGATGGACATGGACGAGCCTGGCGTTGCTGAGAGCGCCGACGTGGATGCCACCAATGGCAGCTCCAAGGAGTGCCCCTTGACCCCCAGGGATTCCATGACCTCCAAGGTTTCTGTCGCCAAGAAGCCGAGGTCAGTCAGCACCGACTTCGGGGATGAGCTGGACCTTGAGCTCGGGAGTGGGGAGCGAGACCCCGCCAGGCAGCAGGACAGGAAGCTCTCCAGGCAAGACCGGGTCGAGCTCAGCCGGTTGTTCCAGCGTGCAGTGAGCTCTCATGATTGGGAGAGCGCCGATGGCCTGCTGGGCAGAGCTGATGCACAGGGACTCAATGACGTGCTCTGCGTCGCGGTCGATGCCATTTGGTTCTTGAGCGACAAGGAGGAGCTGTATGCGATCGTCTCCTTGATCAAGAGGATTGTGTCGGCGGGTGCGAATGATTTCACACGCGCCGCGCTCCGGACATCGTTCCTGGCATCGTGTGTGTCGGCATGCAGGGGGCGCACGACCAGCCTCTCCGATGCCGTGAGCTTCATGGGTCAAAA GTTGCATGAACGCCTCCAAGAATCCCATGGCGATGAGGTATTGAAGGCAGAAGCAAGTGCAAAGGTGCATAAGTTCACAGAATGGGCTCTGAAGTGCATTGGATTACACTCCCGTGTGCGCGAGAGTAAGGGCCGAGGAAACCATGGCACAATCATTGAGGTTCAACTTCAGTTATCTGCTTTCAAGACATTTCTGGATATTGCTGATAATGATCTCACCGGGAAAGACTTCACTGAGGCCTTTGATGCTGCATGCTTTCCTCTTACACTGTTCTCAAGCACCTTTGACCAAGGATGGGCATCAGGGATCTCGGCATCTGCTATACAAGGGCTGTTAGAGTTGTTGGTAGAGGGTGGCGCAGACAATGTGAACCAATGCTTCCTTGAAGCTGCACGCTATGGAAGCACTGAACTCGTCCGCATCTTACTTCAG ATTGCTCAAAGAAACAGCTTGGACATTGATGTGGATCTAGCCCTTGGCTTTGCTGCCCACTACGGGAAACTCGAAACCATGGGGTGCTTAGTTGAGGAAGGTAATACTGTCGCCTTCCTTGGGCCTTTAATGCGGGCAGCTGAGCGTGGATGCCTTCAAGTTGTGGAATGGTTTGTGAACCGTGGCTGTCGGGACATGGAGCTTTGCCTGGCCCTCACTGCTGCCACCTCTAGCAGCCAGGTTGAAGTTGCTGCCTATCTCCTGCCTCTAGTCCCCCAAATTGTTCTTGCCCCACTCAGCATCGAGATTGTGAAGGCTGCTGGCGAGAGGAGCACAGGTTCCCTCCAAGGTGTGGATTTTCTTCTCCGGTCGGACTTCCTCAATGACCCAGCGGCCACATATGCTGTAGCAGACAGCATAGCAAGATGTGCTGATGAGGCTGTAGATGCGAAGCTTAGGTCATTCATGCTCGAGCAGTGGTCAGAGGAAGCCTTCTTGGAGGGATTCGCATCTTCACAAGAGCACTTTGTCAACATTACAAGGATAATGCAGAGGGGCGAGTCACCAGTCGCCCTGAGAGAGCTCCCGCTTCAGCTGGTGATCGCCATGGCCTACCTGCCACTGTACAGGGAATGCAACGAGTCAGGTGGGCGGCTTTTGCCGCAGAGGCTAAGAGGCCAGCTTGTGGAGGCTGCAGGCAGGCTGGAGGGCCGGCAACTGGACAGGGGCACCCAGCAAAGGGAGCTGCTGGCTATCCTGGAGCACCACCTCCCGCGTTTTCTCGTTCAGACTTGA